The Winogradskyella schleiferi genome contains the following window.
CGTACGTTAAGTGACGAGATTAAATTCGATATGTCGGATAATGAAGTTAAAGGCATTATTGAAACAAAAATTGATGAGTCTATCGTTTCGGCTTTCGAAGTATTACGTAAACGTATTGATAAATTTGGCGTAACGTCTCCAAATATTCAACGTTTAGGAAACTCTGGTCGTATTCTTTTAGAATTACCAGGCGCTAAGGATATTGAACGTGTTAAGGATTTAGTTACTAAAACGGCTCAATTACAGTTCTGGGAAACTTATAAGACTGAAGAAGTGGCACCTTATATAATGGAGGTCAACCAAGCTTTGGTTGAAGCAAATAAAAAGGAAGACACTCAAGAAGCATCTGATGAAGTGATGGAAGAAACGATCGTTGATCAAGATTCCACTTCAAATGCCATTGATGAATTGACAGGTCAGATGGAAACGGATTCAACTTCGGTTGAAAATGCCTATCCGCTTGGTATTCAGAGCTTCGGAAGAGGTGGTCCGGTGATCGCTGTATTCTTGGCTAAGGATAAAGAGAAAGTTATGGAGCATTTAAATGATCCAAAAAATAGAGCATCATTGCCATCTGATATGCGCTATGTGAAATTTGCTTGGGGAATACAACAAGAAGATTCAGAATATGTAGATCTATATGCTATTAAAGGAAATAGAGATGGTGTCCCACAATTAAGTGGTGCTGTGATTTCGGATGCAAGACAAGATTATGACCAAGTAAGCCGACCAGCCGTGAGCATGCAAATGGATGCAAGAGGTGCTAAAATTTGGGAAGAAATGACCAAAACGGCTTATGAGACGCAAGGTAATATTGCTATTGTACTAGATAATATTGTGTATTCTGCACCGAGTGTTTCTACTGGACCAATTGCTGGCGGAAATTCTCAAATTTCAGGATCGTTTTCATTAACTGAAGCGGTCGATTTAGCGAACGTTTTAAGAGCTGGAAAATTACCTGCTTCTGCGCAGATTGTTCAAGCAGATGAGGTTGGGCCATCTTTAGGTCAAGAAGCTATTGATAGTGGTATGAAATCATTCTTAATTGCATTGGCTTTTGTATTGCTTTGGATGATATTTTACTACGGAAAAGCAGGTGGTTTTGCTGATGTCGCTTTGTTGTTTAACATCTTATTGATCTTTGGTGTATTGGCAAGTTTAGGAGCCGTATTAACCTTACCAGGAATTGCAGGTATTGTATTGACCATAGGTATTTCAGTCGATGCCAACGTACTTATTTTTGAACGAATAAGGGAAGAATTAGCCAAAGGTAAATCGCAAAAAGAATCCATTAAAGATGGTTTCTCTAATGCATTATCTTCAATCTTGGATGCGAATATTACTACAGGTTTAACGGCGTTAATCTTATTTGTATTCGGTACAGGTCCAATTAAAGGTTTTGCCACAACGTTAATCATTGGTATTTTAACGTCTTTATTTACCGCGATTTTCATTACACGTTTACTCGTGGATTGGTACGTTAATAGAGGTGGAAGTTTAGATTTCTCAACAGGAATTACTAAAGGCTTATTTAAAAATATTAACATCGATTTCTTAAGAAAACGTAAGATTGCTTATGTGATTTCTGGAGCTTTTATAGTAGCAAGTTTAGGGTCTTTGTTTGTTGGACCTGGGTTAGATCAAGGAATTGACTTTGTTGGAGGAAGAACGTATCAAGTGCGTTTTGATCAGGATATGAGTGTTGAAGAAGTTAAAAATGATTTGGAAGCAGTATTTGAAAGTGCTGAAGTAAAAACCATTGGTGGGCCAAATCAATTGAAGATTTCTACGAAATATTTAGTTGAAGACAGTTCTATTGAAGCCGACGAAAAAGTACAATCCATGTTGTTTACAACATTGCAAAAGTACCTTCCTGAGGGCATGACCTACCAAGAGTTTTTAGATGGTTCGGGAGACCAAAAAATCGGTAAGATGTTATCGAGTAAAGTAAGTCCAACAATTGCAGATGATATTAAGAAGTCATCAATTTGGGCGATTTTAGGATCTTTAGTGGTGGTATTCTTATATATCTTATTACGTTTTAAGAAATGGCAATTTTCTCTTGGAGCGGTAGCTGCTGTATTCCATGATGTATTAATTGTATTGGGAATCTATTCTTTAACTTGGCGTTTTATGCCATTTAGCATGGAGATTGACCAAACATTTATTGCGGCAATCTTAACCGTAATTGGTTACTCGCTGAATGATACGGTTGTTGTTTTCGATAGAATTAGAGAATATTTCAATGAAAATTTAGGTTGGAAATTCGATACCACAATCAACAAATCGATTAACAGTACCATCAGTAGAACATTAAATACCTCCTTAACCACCTTAGTGGTGTTATTGGCTATGTTCTTGTTTGGTGCAGATTCACTTAAAGATTTATTGTTCGCATTAATCGTTGGTGTCATTGTAGGTACGTACTCTTCAGTATTTATCGCAACACCTATTATGTACGATACAGCTAAAAAAGGAGATGCAACAGATGCACTGAAGAAAAAAGTGAAAGAAGATGTTGAGGAGGCTTAATTCTCTTTAAATAATTAAATAAATCTCACACTGAGCGCCTGTCTGCCGAATAGGCAGGGGGTCGAAGTGTTGATTAAGAATATAAAAAATGCCTTTCTTGATAGAGAGGCATTTTTTTTATAAAAGTTAGCCAATAAGATTTCCAAAAATTATGATAAGAATTATTACTCCAACTATTACAGCAATAAATGTAACAATCAATTTGAATATTTTCTTTTGATCGTCAAAATCTGAAACAAGGTTCGTTTTTACATTCGCAATAATCTTTTTTTTAATAATAATGTCATTTATTTTATCCATATCGGAATCAAGTAAAAAATATCTAATTCCACCACTCAGATTTGATTGTTCGTGGATGTTATAATAGAATTTGATATTGTTGTTTAATAATTGAGATTCGAAAATTATTTGATCTTTCGGTAAGATATACAGTTTATAATGGTCTTGTAGTTTTATATTGAAGTTTGAGTTTGGCATTCAGTTTCTATTTTTAACGTGGCAATTATATTAAACTCTAAGATTATGAATGATTAAATTTTTTAAGAATGCTTTTCAATCCACTCTTGCGTCATCTTCCACAATGAATTTTTAAATTGATGTCTAAAGAACCCAAAATGACCAACATCTGAAATACCCAATTCTTCTGGAATAATATGACGTCTATCCACTTTAGCATTTGCAAATTGCTTAGCTAGCCAATTTACGGAAGCTTCCGATGCAAATTCATCATTTGTAAAACTTAATGCCAGTAAATTTTTATCAAAATTTTTGAATTTAAGATCTTCAAAATTAAACTCACTTAACAAATAGTCCTTGTGTTTTCCCCAACGTCGCCATTGATAAGCCATTTGTTTGGGCAGATTTTCAAAAAGCCCAAATGTCTTTGCAGGAAAATAGCCGAAAAGCGGAGTTAATGTTGGAATCATAATATACCAAAACATAAACATTCTAAAACGTTCAAAACCTTTCCAATGTTTCCAATAACCGCTTTGTGAAGCAACGGTAATTATAGTATCTATTTGAGGCGTCGATTTGTTGAAAGCTAATAGTTGTCCGCCAATACTGTGCGTCACAACTATTATCTTATGGTTTGGGTTCTGCGATTTAGCGTAATTTACAATTGAAGTTTGGTCATTTTCGCCCCAAGCTTTTAAATTAATAGTGTTTTGCTTAAGGTGGGAAATGTCTGGGTTTGATTTTCCAATTCCAGAATAATCAAATGTGTAAACTGTATAACCTAATTCTGAAAAATAGGAGGCAAACTTATAATAGTAACGTTGAAGAACTCCAGTCGCAGAAGAAATAATAATACTCTTATTATTTGAAGTTTGAGGTTTAAAAAAGGTAAGATTTAAATCATGTCCTAAAGGCGTGTTGATATCTAAACCTAGTGGCTCAGTCATTGGTGGAGGTAAAACTTATTTGATCTCCAACTGCCAATTCCCATTCATCAGAAAGTCCTCCGTTGATTTCTAAAACGTACTTTGCAGGAGCTTCAGACGGAAGGGAGGTTTCATTCATTGGCTGTGCGTTCTTTTGAAAACTAACGATGGTTTTATTTTCATCTATATAAATAATATCCAAGGGAATCTTGGTATTCTTCATATAGAAACTTCGCATTTGCACATCAGGAAATATAAACAACATCCCATGATTGGTTTCAAGCTTGGTTCTGTACATTAAACCTGTTTGGGTTTCGTATTCGTCATCCGCAATTTCAATGTCTATAGTTTTTATTATGGAATCGGAATCGGCTTTAATAAGATCTAAAGTCCCTTCTTTCTTAAAATTAACAACGACTTTATCTTCAGGCTTTGTTGTTTTTTCTTCTTTACAAGACGAAAGAAAAACGAATCCAAAAATGACAAGTACAATTATTATGTAGCGTTGAAATTGCATTAACTCAATTTTGTTTTGGGTTTATACATAAACATAAAGTATAATCCAATCAATATAAACGGAATACTTAGCCACTGACCAGTATTTAAATTAAACCAATTAATATATTCATC
Protein-coding sequences here:
- a CDS encoding alpha/beta hydrolase family protein, which codes for MTEPLGLDINTPLGHDLNLTFFKPQTSNNKSIIISSATGVLQRYYYKFASYFSELGYTVYTFDYSGIGKSNPDISHLKQNTINLKAWGENDQTSIVNYAKSQNPNHKIIVVTHSIGGQLLAFNKSTPQIDTIITVASQSGYWKHWKGFERFRMFMFWYIMIPTLTPLFGYFPAKTFGLFENLPKQMAYQWRRWGKHKDYLLSEFNFEDLKFKNFDKNLLALSFTNDEFASEASVNWLAKQFANAKVDRRHIIPEELGISDVGHFGFFRHQFKNSLWKMTQEWIEKHS
- the secDF gene encoding protein translocase subunit SecDF, with the protein product MQNKGIIKLFALLFGLVSIYQLSFTFKANQIEDTAEQAAVAKIPETEEDYQSKRNLEEVRYLDSLKTTKIQDGEKFEPIEVYDLGVAEYSYTEVENNAMNLGLDLKGGINVILQISVRDILEGLANNSRDPIFNKALDDAEELQKDAQESYLESFFRAFDAIKGDTKLASPDIFANRTLSDEIKFDMSDNEVKGIIETKIDESIVSAFEVLRKRIDKFGVTSPNIQRLGNSGRILLELPGAKDIERVKDLVTKTAQLQFWETYKTEEVAPYIMEVNQALVEANKKEDTQEASDEVMEETIVDQDSTSNAIDELTGQMETDSTSVENAYPLGIQSFGRGGPVIAVFLAKDKEKVMEHLNDPKNRASLPSDMRYVKFAWGIQQEDSEYVDLYAIKGNRDGVPQLSGAVISDARQDYDQVSRPAVSMQMDARGAKIWEEMTKTAYETQGNIAIVLDNIVYSAPSVSTGPIAGGNSQISGSFSLTEAVDLANVLRAGKLPASAQIVQADEVGPSLGQEAIDSGMKSFLIALAFVLLWMIFYYGKAGGFADVALLFNILLIFGVLASLGAVLTLPGIAGIVLTIGISVDANVLIFERIREELAKGKSQKESIKDGFSNALSSILDANITTGLTALILFVFGTGPIKGFATTLIIGILTSLFTAIFITRLLVDWYVNRGGSLDFSTGITKGLFKNINIDFLRKRKIAYVISGAFIVASLGSLFVGPGLDQGIDFVGGRTYQVRFDQDMSVEEVKNDLEAVFESAEVKTIGGPNQLKISTKYLVEDSSIEADEKVQSMLFTTLQKYLPEGMTYQEFLDGSGDQKIGKMLSSKVSPTIADDIKKSSIWAILGSLVVVFLYILLRFKKWQFSLGAVAAVFHDVLIVLGIYSLTWRFMPFSMEIDQTFIAAILTVIGYSLNDTVVVFDRIREYFNENLGWKFDTTINKSINSTISRTLNTSLTTLVVLLAMFLFGADSLKDLLFALIVGVIVGTYSSVFIATPIMYDTAKKGDATDALKKKVKEDVEEA
- a CDS encoding DUF192 domain-containing protein; the encoded protein is MQFQRYIIIVLVIFGFVFLSSCKEEKTTKPEDKVVVNFKKEGTLDLIKADSDSIIKTIDIEIADDEYETQTGLMYRTKLETNHGMLFIFPDVQMRSFYMKNTKIPLDIIYIDENKTIVSFQKNAQPMNETSLPSEAPAKYVLEINGGLSDEWELAVGDQISFTSTND